A genomic stretch from Schistosoma haematobium chromosome 2, whole genome shotgun sequence includes:
- the RASL10B gene encoding Ras-like, 10, member (EggNog:ENOG410VC78~COG:S): protein MISFNDRIYYVRLIDCPPIDKKFPTNSIEEWENYRGWGLRNASAFILVFDVNSESSFQHIRHLRDQIVSEFNDVPLLLVANKIDLLQQITNGFNSNNIIPSFYSTSSTSSSAITMPIQGQLQMVHLNNPNYRFNIRRDINMIIKKQWKRTILVECSAKYNWHVMNVFRELMRILENREQAHKPTAARAVQNALRNNQCSIM from the coding sequence ATGATATCATTCAATGATCGTATTTATTATGTACGTTTAATAGATTGTCCACCAATTGATAAAAAATTTCCAACTAATTCTATTGAGGAATGGGAGAATTATCGTGGTTGGGGTTTAAGAAATGCTTCAGCATTTATTTTAGTTTTTGATGTTAATTCAGAATCATCATTTCAACATATACGTCATTTACGTGATCAAATTGTTAGTGAATTTAATGATGtaccattattattagttgcaaataaaattgatttattacAACAAATTACAAATGgatttaattcaaataatattaTACCATCATTTTATTCAACATCTTCTACATCATCTTCAGCAATCACTATGCCAATACAAGGACAATTACAAATGGTTCATTTAAATAATCCTAATTATCGATTTAATATACGTCGTgatataaatatgattattaaaAAACAATGGAAACGTACTATACTTGTTGAATGTTCTGCTAAATACAATTGGCATGTCATGAATGTTTTCAGAGAGTTAATGCGTATTTTAGAGAATAGAGAACAGGCACATAAGCCTACTGCAGCTAGAGCAGTACAAAATGCATTAAGAAATAATCAATGTTCAATAATGTGA